From the genome of Argentina anserina chromosome 4, drPotAnse1.1, whole genome shotgun sequence, one region includes:
- the LOC126790603 gene encoding protein ABCI12, chloroplastic isoform X2 has product MSFIHRSIATVTFPYFPLNPSPKTPTYFTPLPSLPNKNHKPLISANPNSSLRFRIRASAAADSNQTPWWVNLVPAQGLGADKVFRLISGATASPIGQYVSEPVTFLHSLDPRVKLVWLLALVVLPARSHIILRFGLVIYLAILSIWVLPRYAWMDQLGRVSLISGLLFIMLGLGADGAPSLVQLRTPPPAITGLSNLPTSLAGYSYLIFKLGPIQFTRKGLSVASTAACLTFTVFQSASLCLTTTTPEELAFALRWFMLPLTNLGVPVAEIILTLMLSLRFISLVFDEGRLGTVNNGGDNRCFLCLLP; this is encoded by the exons ATGAGCTTCATACATCGCTCCATCGCAACTGTAACATTTCCCTATTTCCCATTAAACCCTTCTCCCAAAACCCCAACCTACTTCACTCCCCTACCTTCTCTCCCCAACAAAAACCACAAACCCCTTATTTCTGCAAACCCTAATTCCAGCCTCCGCTTCCGCATTAGAGCTTCCGCCGCCGCCGACAGTAACCAGACGCCGTGGTGGGTGAATCTGGTGCCGGCCCAAGGTTTGGGAGCCGATAAAGTTTTCAGATTGATTTCCGGCGCCACCGCTAGCCCCATTGGCCAGTACGTGTCGGAACCTGTCACTTTTCTTCATTCTCTCGACCCCAGAGTCAAATTG GTATGGCTTTTGGCTCTAGTTGTTTTACCAGCGAGGTCACACATAATACTTCGTTTTGGATTGGTTATTTACCTGGCCATTTTGTCTATATGGGTTTTGCCGAGGTATGCGTGGATG GATCAATTGGGAAGAGTCTCTTTAATTTCTGGACTTTTATTCATTATGTTGGGGCTGGGTGCAGATGGCGCTCCGTCCCTTGTTCAATTAAGAACCCCTCCTCCTGCAATCACAGGACTATCAAATCTTCCTACTTCTCTGGCAGGATACTCATATCTAATATTTAAGCTAGGGCCAATACAGTTTACACGGAAGGGCTTGTCTGTAGCAAGCACAGCTGCTTGTTTAACCTTCACA GTTTTCCAAAGTGCGAGCCTTTGCCTAACAACCACAACCCCTGAAGAACTTGCTTTTGCCTTGCGGTGGTTTATGCTCCCTTTGACAAACCTTGGAGTTCCAGTGGCTGAAATTATTCTTACACTCATGCTTTCATTGAGGTTCATCAGTCTAGTGTTTGATGAG GGTAGACTGGGAACAGTTAACAATGGTGGAGACAATCGATG TTTTCTTTGCCTTCTTCCGTAG
- the LOC126792241 gene encoding uncharacterized protein LOC126792241, producing the protein MESVYLSAFYVCWLCLFVFRKTDPGFIRPGVFKIAHKMARGQQYCLPVPVLANIYQGLNAISVSSDPGSCPTVLPFHYLYEWLGEYFSTHFFSRHPENFRPLMVHISGELSARNFNDERARALFTACDNVRMRRFARVSSARKLIVDTHGALPSDSAYLISLCSGFVSLRQDSWRVVEPYNPQRFSRQFGYVQGVPGDFQRDSRSIPLTRTYSFWDSLTKLGTKGEVILPMKSDITKFMVTQDYIEWWFKVHHSALKRPMKITIVNLPQQEPPKAKGDDRATTPLQILVSAEALPPVDNYQIPPPPVLEGIRDSADFCPKSKEKVATSRRHSRSSSSTHSDVHFKRRKRGDDDLRPIYFNPNADFDLGGNFLGDVPGPSKLVHAHVELEDIGYFDEVCSGDGVQFPFEECAANIFPEKDIRRNESEPQPVDQRGLSIATGSTKPSEKAIFPEVSVCDIEVVDTSQWLCNIRMRAAVEFCAKIEGVIATYSLKMIIAGRNELDMLTNELGKYGVDPSAIKNKLEQLMTSATLYDSVRLCMCSQMCHGHKRPKIGGDRV; encoded by the exons ATGGAATCTGTTTACCTCTCTGCCTTTTATGTGTGCTGGCTTTGTTTATTCGTATTCCGGAAGACTGATCCAGGTTTTATTCGTCCGGGAGTTTTTAAGATCGCTCACAAAATGGCGCGAGGTCAACAATACTGTCTGCCAGTTCCCGTATTGGCGAATATATATCAGGGTTTAAATGCCATATCCGTCTCAAGTGATCCAGGAAGTTGTCCAACTGTGCTCCCTTTTCATTACCTGTATGAGTGGTTGGGCGAGTATTTCAGCACTCATTTCTTCTCTCGACATCCAGAAAACTTCAGGCCTTTAATGGTTCATATTTCAGGGGAATTGTCGGCAAGAAATTTTAATGATGAACGGGCCCGTGCCTTGTTTACCGCTTGTGATAATGTTCGAATGAGACGATTTGCCAGAGTTTCAAGTGCGCGCAAACTGATCGTTGACACTCACGGAGCCCTTCCTTCAGATTCCGCCTATCTCATTAGCCTTTGCTCTGGATTTGTGTCCCTACGGCAAGATAGTTGGCGAGTAGTCGAACCCTATAACCCTCAGCGATTCAGTCGACAATTCGGATATGTTCAGGGTGTTCCCGGAGATTTCCAAAGAGATAGTCGATCCATACCTTTGACTCGGACATACTCGTTTTGGGATAGCTTGACGAAGCTTGGCACAAAAGGTGAGGTAATTTTGCCTATGAAAAGTGACATCACCAAGTTTATGGTTACTCAGGACTACATCGAATGGTGGTTCAAAGTTCATCACTCTGCGTTGAAGAGGCCTATGAAAATAACCATTGTAAATTTGCCACAACAAGAGCCTCCAAAGGCTAAAGGAGACGATCGTGCGACAACTCCTCTCCAGATTTTGGTTTCCGCCGAAGCTTTGCCCCCGGTTGATAACTATCAGATTCCACCTCCTCCAGTTTTGGAAGGAATCAGAGATTCAGCAGATTTCTGTCCCAAGTCGAAGGAGAAGGTTGCTACATCCAGAAGGCATAGTAGAAGCAGCAGTAGTACCCATAGTGACGTGCACTTCAAACGTCGAAAAAGGGGTGACGATGATCTCAGACCTATTTACTTCAATCCTAATGCCGACTTTGATCTTGGCGGAAACTTTCTTGGGGATGTTCCTGGTCCTTCAAAACTCGTGCATGCGCATGTTGAG CTTGAAGATATCGGTTATTTTGATGAAGTCTGCTCAGGTGACGGCGTTCAATTTCCTTTTGAGGAGTGTGCAGCTAACATTTTCCCAGAAAAGGACATACGTCGAAATGAGAGTGAACCACAGCCAGTTGACCAGAGAG GTTTGTCCATAGCGACGGGAAGTACAAAGCCTTCAGAAAAAGCAATATTTCCTGAAGTTTCTGTGTGCGATATTGAGGTAGTGGACACAAGTCAATGGCTCTGCAATATCCGCATGCGAGCAGCTGTAGAATTTTGTGCAAAGATAGAAGGCGTGATAGCGACGTATTCTCTGAAAATGATTATTGCGGGGAGGAATGAGCTTGATATGTTGACCAATGAACTTGGAAAATATGGAGTCGACCCATCAgcaataaaaaacaaattggagcagttgatgaCAAGCGCTACCCTATATGACTCGGTAAGGCTTTGCATGTGCTCACAAATGTGCCATGGGCACAAGCGCCCAAAAATTGGTGGAGACAGAGTCTGA
- the LOC126790603 gene encoding protein ABCI12, chloroplastic isoform X1, whose translation MSFIHRSIATVTFPYFPLNPSPKTPTYFTPLPSLPNKNHKPLISANPNSSLRFRIRASAAADSNQTPWWVNLVPAQGLGADKVFRLISGATASPIGQYVSEPVTFLHSLDPRVKLVWLLALVVLPARSHIILRFGLVIYLAILSIWVLPRYAWMDQLGRVSLISGLLFIMLGLGADGAPSLVQLRTPPPAITGLSNLPTSLAGYSYLIFKLGPIQFTRKGLSVASTAACLTFTVFQSASLCLTTTTPEELAFALRWFMLPLTNLGVPVAEIILTLMLSLRFISLVFDEVRNVALGIVSRRVDWEQLTMVETIDVFFAFFRRIFKNIFSHAEQISQAMIARGFRGDCNTHKMYLLSDPSIGIADVVSLLCLVGIIGTAVWSDYFLV comes from the exons ATGAGCTTCATACATCGCTCCATCGCAACTGTAACATTTCCCTATTTCCCATTAAACCCTTCTCCCAAAACCCCAACCTACTTCACTCCCCTACCTTCTCTCCCCAACAAAAACCACAAACCCCTTATTTCTGCAAACCCTAATTCCAGCCTCCGCTTCCGCATTAGAGCTTCCGCCGCCGCCGACAGTAACCAGACGCCGTGGTGGGTGAATCTGGTGCCGGCCCAAGGTTTGGGAGCCGATAAAGTTTTCAGATTGATTTCCGGCGCCACCGCTAGCCCCATTGGCCAGTACGTGTCGGAACCTGTCACTTTTCTTCATTCTCTCGACCCCAGAGTCAAATTG GTATGGCTTTTGGCTCTAGTTGTTTTACCAGCGAGGTCACACATAATACTTCGTTTTGGATTGGTTATTTACCTGGCCATTTTGTCTATATGGGTTTTGCCGAGGTATGCGTGGATG GATCAATTGGGAAGAGTCTCTTTAATTTCTGGACTTTTATTCATTATGTTGGGGCTGGGTGCAGATGGCGCTCCGTCCCTTGTTCAATTAAGAACCCCTCCTCCTGCAATCACAGGACTATCAAATCTTCCTACTTCTCTGGCAGGATACTCATATCTAATATTTAAGCTAGGGCCAATACAGTTTACACGGAAGGGCTTGTCTGTAGCAAGCACAGCTGCTTGTTTAACCTTCACA GTTTTCCAAAGTGCGAGCCTTTGCCTAACAACCACAACCCCTGAAGAACTTGCTTTTGCCTTGCGGTGGTTTATGCTCCCTTTGACAAACCTTGGAGTTCCAGTGGCTGAAATTATTCTTACACTCATGCTTTCATTGAGGTTCATCAGTCTAGTGTTTGATGAG GTCCGTAATGTTGCGTTGGGGATTGTATCTCGCAGGGTAGACTGGGAACAGTTAACAATGGTGGAGACAATCGATG TTTTCTTTGCCTTCTTCCGTAGGATcttcaaaaatatttttagcCACGCAGAGCAGATTTCTCAG GCAATGATTGCAAGAGGTTTCAGAGGGGACTGCAACACACATAAAATGTACTTGTTATCAGATCCATCCATTGGCATAGCAGATGTTGTTTCATTGCTCTGCCTGGTTGGTATTATAGGTACTGCGGTTTGGTCGGACTATTTTCTTGTTTGA
- the LOC126791369 gene encoding pentatricopeptide repeat-containing protein At5g18950: MGRASSSILSFLRQKPTTQIRYFSVETTTKDSDSSTQVAQQICNIIRTKPRWETTLSSEYPSLNFSDPKLIREVLNQQSSVLLSVRFFLWLSSQEHFSPDSISCSAVFNALVEGNACMAAQVFLEKTRFEPEPVALESYARCLWEAGRVEDGGEVFERLIEAGVCPSISTWNAALSGCIKAKRTDMVWKLYQEMMEYGVVADVETVGCLVRGFCDDNEVLKGYALLRQVVEDGVVPDKATFDRLISEFCKVRGYTKMSELLHVMIAMNCAPDNDTYRKIIRWLCENQRRSEAFRIFNDLKSRGYAPDISMYTTMIGGLCSMNWVGDARKLWFEMIDKGLGPNEDTYSTMIHGFCKSGYIEEAWILYKEMGDKGYRPDKYTTNTMIHGICMSENLEQTKIIHKETCDEETTVDSWDLYQ, encoded by the coding sequence ATGGGTAGAGCTTCATCTTCAATCCTATCATTCCTCCGTCAAAAACCCACCACCCAAATCCGATACTTTTCCGTAGAAACCACCACAAAAGACTCTGATTCTTCCACACAAGTTGCTCAACAGATTTGTAACATCATTAGAACAAAACCCAGATGGGAGACCACTCTGTCCTCCGAGTACCCTTCTCTTAACTTCTCTGATCCTAAGCTTATTCGTGAGGTCTTGAATCAGCAGAGCAGTGTGCTCCTCTCAGTTCGGTTCTTCTTGTGGTTGAGCTCTCAGGAACACTTTTCCCCTGACTCCATTTCATGTAGTGCCGTTTTCAATGCTCTGGTGGAGGGCAATGCCTGCATGGCAGCTCAAGTTTTCCTTGAGAAAACCCGGTTTGAGCCGGAGCCGGTTGCCTTGGAGAGTTATGCAAGGTGTCTGTGGGAGGCTGGGAGAGTTGAGGATGGTGGTGAGGTGTTTGAGAGGTTGATAGAGGCCGGAGTGTGCCCTTCGATTAGTACTTGGAATGCGGCATTGTCCGGGTGCATTAAGGCTAAGAGGACAGATATGGTTTGGAAGCTGTATCAAGAAATGATGGAGTATGGTGTTGTAGCTGATGTTGAGACTGTTGGGTGTTTAGTTAGAGGGTTTTGTGATGATAATGAGGTTTTGAAAGGTTATGCGCTGCTTCGTCAGGTTGTGGAAGATGGAGTAGTCCCTGATAAAGCTACTTTTGACAGGTTGATATCAGAGTTTTGTAAGGTGAGGGGGTATACTAAAATGTCTGAACTCCTCCATGTGATGATAGCAATGAACTGTGCCCCGGATAATGATACTTATCGGAAGATTATCCGTTGGTTGTGTGAGAATCAAAGGCGGTCTGAGGCTTTTCGGATTTTTAATGATCTAAAGAGTAGAGGCTATGCTCCTGATATTTCCATGTACACAACCATGATTGGTGGTCTTTGTTCGATGAACTGGGTAGGAGATGCTAGGAAGCTATGGTTTGAGATGATAGATAAGGGACTTGGTCCAAACGAGGACACTTACAGTACCATGATTCATGGGTTTTGTAAAAGTGGTTATATAGAAGAGGCCTGGATCTTGTACAAGGAGATGGGTGATAAAGGATATCGTCCAGACAAGTACACTACTAATACCATGATTCATGGGATTTGTATGAGTGAAAATTTAGAACAGACCAAGATCATTCACAAGGAGACATGTGATGAAGAAACCACAGTTGATTCATGGGATTTGTATCAGTGA